From one Anopheles cruzii chromosome 3, idAnoCruzAS_RS32_06, whole genome shotgun sequence genomic stretch:
- the LOC128271723 gene encoding axin, with protein MNLQYSTYKIDDFTCSGPRPPVPGEESRRKMTEAAHSDRTRDSPPSYVRWAQKLSQLLEDGDGAELFKRYVELEGEVPANRLKFYFACEGLKQQKDPDRITQLIGAIYRRFLKKAQPGSELYVNEPMRNYIKAGLKKDLILTADIFDQMQSHVMKIIGETTYPHFLQSDLYLQYVQNMQSSSSSSSVIGFGSASSTGGGGGGGGVCVVMSSSTTTTSIAVPGSAMAGPSTSGIGTSIDTASSASASDTAVDLAGASAGPSTSGGGGAGSVGPAASCSLTSSSSTSELLSHCSYALPTLHEDSELVNADSIEELYGAVGPGLDSVAIAASLASQLPPGAIGPMGPPPAGGPSKTPMMLTKDALMATQKRRLEMRPPGTRGTSAYVYTAYAPYNPVSRRDSELASLSSGRTDSDTMSLSSISTDGRPHSQRKHHHHHHSSIERRLMRENALTNEEVDHFSIIPRTHRHTQKPLPPTEFAKILITKLDAVARDQEKDELLCKKLQEVELSDRSQNAVLADALRQKLQMDDDNDQDILDQHVSRVWSDLTPSLSPGTMSPCPANLVSRTRRHELSGFLQVGAQSASMRHSKSMPEGYPPMGPPLVPASLVSASGTRKLNHKWPSVNTDSGISLFSTDTLTKHSSSGGSSSSRGELNMGSSSRPLSRNMHADMHTATLLQESSRRLEDETRRSKRYQHPPASGIQNMPLPPLPPSSMSSSGIGFGGLGFMPPTMPPPPIPAKPHQAPNEFTIVVYSFCDEEVPYRIKIPGTQPPTLRQFKDYLPKKGNYRFFFKTRCEDMDNPVIQEEVNSDSEPLPLFEGKVMGTVKPSE; from the exons ATGAATCTGCAGTATTCCACCTATAAGATTGATGACTTTACCTGCAGTGGACCCAGACCACCCGTTCCCGGAGAGGAAAGCCGTCGGAAG ATGACGGAAGCGGCACACTCGGACCGGACCCGAGACTCGCCTCCCTCGTACGTCCGGTGGGCGCAGAAGCTATCGCAGCTGCTGGAAGATGGCGACGGTGCCGAACTGTTCAAGCGGTACGTCGAGCTGGAGGGCGAGGTGCCGGCGAATCGGCTCAAGTTCTACTTTGCCTGCGAGGGCCTCAAGCAACAGAAggacccggaccggatcaCGCAACTGATCGGTGCCATCTACCGGCGGTTCCTGAAGAAGGCCCAGCCGGGCTCGGAGCTGTACGTGAACGAGCCAATGCGCAACTACATTAAGGCGGGCCTGAAGAAGGACCTGATTCTGACGGCGGACATCTTCGACCAGATGCAGTCGCATGTGATGAAAATCATCGGCGAGACGACCTATCCGCACTTTCTACAGTCCGACCTCTACCTACAGTATGTGCAGAACATGCAAAGCtcgagcagcagtagcagtgtGATCGGTTTCGGCAGTGCCAGttccaccggcggtggcggtggcggtggcggcgtttGTGTTGTTATGTCGtctagcaccaccaccacgtcaATCGCCGTACCGGGTAGTGCTATGGCCGGACCAAGCACTTCCGGTATCGGTACTTCCATCGACACTGCCTCAAGCGCGTCCGCCTCGGACACTGCGGTGGATCTAGCCGGTGCCAGTGCTGGCCCTTCaacgagcggcggcggcggtgcaggCTCCGTCGGCCCAGCGGCCTCCTGTTCGTTGACGAGCAGCAGTTCGACGTCGGAACTACTCTCACATTGCTCCTACGCCCTGCCGACGCTCCACGAAGACTCGGAACTAGTCAACGCCGATTCGATCGAGGAACTGTACGGTGCCGTGGGCCCTGGGTTGGACAGCGTTGCTATCGCTGCCAGTCTCGCCAGCCAGCTGCCACCGGGTGCGATCGGTCCTATGGGTCCCCCGCCCGCAGGGGGCCCCTCGAAGACCCCGATGATGCTCACGAAGGACGCACTGATGGCCACGCAGAAACGGCGCCTCGAAATGCGGCCCCCTGG AACACGCGGAACCTCCGCCTATGTTTACACCGCCTATGCACCCTACAATCCGGTATCGCGGCGCGACTCAGAACTGGCCAGTCTGAGCTCCGGCCGTACCGATTCCGACACGATGTCACTCTCGAGCATCTCCAC cGACGGAAGGCCACACTCGCAGCGcaagcaccatcaccatcaccattcgTCGATCGAGCGAAGATTGATGCGTGAAAACGCCCTAACCAACGAGGAAGTGGACCACTTTTCG ATTATTCCTCGTACGcatagacacacacaaaaaccgctTCCACCGACGGAGTTTGCTAAAATACTGATCACCAAGCTGGACGCCGTCGCTCGGGACCAGGAAAAGGACGAGTTGCTGTGTAAAAAGCTACAGGAG GTAGAACTGTCCGACCGATCGCAGAACGCAGTGCTGGCCGACGCTCTCCGGCAGAAGCTGCAGATGGACGATGACAACGATCAGGACATCCTGGACCAGCACGTTTCGCGCGTGTGGTCCGACCTGACGCCTAGCCTATCACCGGGCACGATGTCGCCCTGTCCGGCGAACCTAGTTTCTCGCACCCGGCGCCACGAGCTGTCCGGATTCTTGCAAGTGGGAG CTCAATCGGCGTCGATGCGCCATTCCAAGTCGATGCCGGAGGGCTATCCTCCGATGGGCCCGCCACTGGTGCCGGCTTCGCTCGTGTCGGCTTCCGGGACGCGCAAGCTGAACCACAAGTGGCCCTCGGTTAACACGGACAGTGGCATCAGTCTGTTTTCGACCGACACGCTCACgaagcacagcagcagcggaggcagcagcagtagccgCGGAGAGCTGAACATGGGCAGCAGCTCGCGGCCACTGTCGCGCAACATGCACGCGGATATGCACACGGCAACGTTACTGCAAGAATCTAGCCGCCGCCTGGAGGACGAAACGCGACG ATCAAAACGCTACCAACATCCGCCGGCGAGTGGAATACAAAACATGCCGCTACCACCGCTGCCACCATCGTCGATGTCGTCATCGGGCATCGGTTTCGGGGGGCTCGGTTTCATGCCACCGACcatgccaccgccaccgattcCGGCCAAACCGCACCAGGCACCGAACGAGTTCACGATCGTTGTGTACTCGTTCTGCGACGAGGAGGTTCCGTATCGGATAAAGATCCCCGGCACGCAACCGCCCACCTTGCGCCAGTTTAAGGACTATCTGCCCAAGAAGGGCAACTACCG GTTCTTCTTCAAAACGCGCTGCGAAGATATGGACAATCCGGTCATACAGGAGGAAGTCAACAGTGACAGTGAACCACTGCCGCTGTTTGAGGGCAAAGTCATGGGCACGGTGAAACCGTCGGAGTAG
- the LOC128272401 gene encoding 60S ribosomal protein L32, with the protein MAIRPAYKPKIVKKRTKKFIRHQSDRYDKLAPAWRRPKGIDNRVRRRFKGQYLMPNIGYGSNKRTRHMLPCGFKKFLVHNVRELEVLMMQNRVYCAEIAHAVSSKKRKAIVERAKQLAVKVTNPNGRLRAQELE; encoded by the exons ATGGCCATTCGTCCGGCATACAAACCGAAGATCGTCAAGAAGCGGACGAAGAAGTTTATTCGCCACCAGTCGGATCGCTATGACAAGCTTGCA CCTGCATGGCGTCGGCCGAAAGGTATCGACAATCGGGTGCGTCGTCGTTTCAAGGGACAGTACCTGATGCCCAACATCGGTTACGGCTCGAACAAGCGCACCCGTCATATGCTGCCGTGCGGCTTCAAGAAGTTCCTCGTCCACAACGTGCGCGAGCTGGAggtgctgatgatgcagaACCGTGTGTACTGCGCGGAGATCGCTCACGCCGTGTCGTCGAAGAAGCGCAAGGCGATCGTGGAGCGGGCCAAGCAACTGGCCGTTAAAGTGACGAACCCGAACGGTCGCCTGCGTGCCCAGGAGCTCGAGTAA
- the LOC128273371 gene encoding DNA-directed RNA polymerase II subunit RPB7, protein MFYHISLEHEILLHPRYFGPQLIETVKQKLYTEVEGTCTGKYGFVIAVTTIDDIGSGTIQPGQGFVVYPVKYKAIVFRPFKGEVLDATVKQVNKVGMFAEIGPLSCFISHHSIPADMQFCPNGAPPCYRAMNGESVIAAEDKIRLKIVGTRVDATGIFAIGTLMDDYLGLVGS, encoded by the exons ATGTTTTACCAC ATATCGCTCGAGCACGAGATTCTGCTCCATCCGCGATACTTTGGACCGCAGCTCATCGAGACGGTTAAGCAGAAACTGTACACCGAAGTCGAAGGCACGTGCACCGGCAAGTACGGGTTCGTCATTGCCGTCACAACGATAGACGATATCGGCTCCGGCACGATACAGCCGGGCCAAGGATTCGTGGTGTATCCCGTCAAGTACAAAGCGATCGTCTTCCGACCCTTCAAGGGCGAGGTGCTGGACGCGACCGTCAAACAGGTCAACAAAGTGGGCATGTTTGCCGAAATCGGCCCGCTCTCGTGCTTCATCTCGCACCACTCCATTCCGGCCGATATGCAGTTCTGTCCGAACGGTGCGCCGCCGTGCTATCGGGCGATGAATGGCGAGAGCGTGATAGCGGCGGAAGACAAGATTCGGCTTAAGATTGTCGGTACGCGTGTCGATGCGACCGGTATT TTCGCTATCGGAACCCTGATGGACGATTATCTCGGGCTAGTGGGCAGTTAG
- the LOC128269797 gene encoding small G protein signaling modulator 3 homolog produces the protein MSFFGSRDHEGYVGREEHMRKLESANSEDDGELVELPLGGLHIAEGVRPTAGGPFSALTPSMWPQDILTQLGQPDPDEPPSNQHHQLDFDEFGFRVEEEDGPEPSPNNKPLSTPFIIEDPGPWIAHLEFSHSKEATALTWEAVDVVLPRTEKLRTMVRAGIPHSLRPQIWMRLSGALQKKLKSETSYQEIVKASTNDQLMTSKQIEKDLLRIMPTNACFSSLSSTGVPRLRRILRGIAWLYPDIGYCQGTGVIAASLLLLLEEEDAFWMMATIVEDLLPASYYSSTLLGIQADQRVMQTLIGNYLTAVDDTLKSHDIELSLITLHWFLTLFASVVPMKILLRIWDWFFYDGSIVLFQLTLGLLKIKEPTVKHLENSAQIFNSLSDLPGDIDNVEALFEVSLEVAGSLSSMIIETHRRRHLAYLMADQGGLVGNPEAASNLPKQQLARRQMKKSKSMLQTILFGAGGEGGEELKCKNIRITEQLVDLRDAILKVSRHFLAIEPKLAAHIALVADYGMDSHAKDHERYINVSRTRSRRAKALHDFERHDDDELGFRKNDIITIVSQKDEHCWVGELNGLRGWFPAKFVELLDERSKQYSCAGDDAISETVTDLVRGTLAPTIKQVLEHGMKQPSFLGGPCHPWLFIEEAATREVEKDFESVYSRLVLCKTYRLDEDGKVLTPEELLYRCVQSVNQSHDAAHAPMDVKLRSLICLGLNEQVLHLWLETLAGCTEVVQKWYQPWSFVYSPGWVQIKCELRLLSQFAFNLNPNWELPAKREAGTGSQPLKDGVRDMLVKHHLFSWDL, from the exons ATGTCTTTCTTTGGCTCACGCGACCATGAAGGCTACGTTGGCAGAGAGGAACATATG AGAAAACTGGAATCGGCCAACTCGGAGGACGATGGTGAACTGGTGGAGCTTCCGCTCGGTGGTCTGCATATCGCCGAAGGggtccgaccgacggccggtggACCCTTCTCGGCACTCACACCGTCGATGTGGCCACAGGACATACTGACCCAGCTCGGCCAGCCGGATCCGGACGAACCACCCAGcaatcagcaccatcagcTGGACTTCGACGAGTTTGGCTTTCGCGTCGAGGAGGAGGACGGCCCGGAGCCGAGCCCCAACAACAAGCCGCTCAGCACCCCGTTCATCATCGAAGATCCGGGCCCGTGGATCGCACATCTTGAGTTTTCGCACAGCAAAGAAGCGACCGCACTGACATGGGAAGCCGTGGACGTGGTGCTACCGCGCACCGAAAAACTGCGCACCATGGTCCGGGCCGGCATTCCACACTCGCTGCGGCCCCAGATCTGGATGCGGCTGTCGGGCGCACTGCAGAAGAAGCTCAAGTCCGAAACGAGCTACCAGGAGATTGTGAAAGCGTCCACCAACGATCAGCTCATGACGTCGAAGCAGATCGAGAAGGATCTGCTGCGCATCATGCCGACGAACGCGTGCTTCAGTTCGCTTAGCAGCACCGGCGTGCCCCGGTTGAGGCGCATTCTGCGTGGTATCGCTTGGCTGTACCCGGACATTGGCTACTGTCAAGGGACGGGTGTGATTGCGGCctcgttgttgctgctgctggaggaggaggacgccTTCTGGATGATGGCCACGATTGTGGAGGACCTGCTTCCCGCCTCGTACTACTCCTCGACCCTGCTGGGCATCCAGGCCGACCAGCGCGTTATGCAAACGCTGATCGGCAACTACCTCACGGCCGTCGACGATACACTCAAGAGCCACGACATCGAACTGTCGCTCATCACGCTCCACTGGTTTCTGACGCTCTTCGCCAGCGTCGTGCCCATGAAAATCTTGCTCCGCATCTGGGACTGGTTCTTCTACGACGGATCGATCGTCCTGTTTCAGCTGACGCTCGGGCTGCTCAAGATCAAAGAGCCGACGGTGAAGCATCTGGAGAATTCGGCCCAAATTTTCAACTCACTTTCCGATCTGCCCGGCGACATAGACAATGTGGAGGCCCTGTTCGAGGTGTCGCTCGAAGTGGCCGGTTCCCTGTCGTCGATGATCATCGAAACGCACCGGCGGCGCCATCTCGCGTATCTGATGGCGGACCAGGGTGGGCTGGTGGGTAACCCGGAGGCGGCCTCGAACCTACCGAAGCAACAGTTGGCCCGGCGGCAGATGAAAAAATCCAAATCCATGCTCCAGACGATCCTGTTCGGGGCGGGCGGGGAGGGCGGCGAGGAACTGAAGTGCAAAAACATTCGCATCACCGAGCAGCTGGTCGATTTGCGGGACGCGATTCTGAAGGTTTCGCGCCACTTTCTAGCGATCGAGCCGAAACTGGCGGCCCACATCGCGCTGGTGGCCGACTACGGGATGGACAGTCACGCCAAAGATCACGAGCGGTACATCAATGTGTCGAGAACGCGCAGTCGGAGGGCGAAAGCGTTGCACGACTTCGAGCggcacgatgacgacgagctCGGTTTCCGGAAGAACGACATCATCACGATCGTGAGCCAAAAAGACGAACACTGCTGGGTCGGCGAGTTGAACGGGCTGCGGGGTTGGTTTCCGGCCAAGTTTGTTGAGCTGCTCGACGAACGGAGCAAGCAGTACAGTTGCGCCGGCGATGATGCCATCTCGGAGACGGTGACCGATCTGGTGCGGGGCACACTGGCCCCCACCATCAAACAGGTGCTGGAGCATGGTATGAAGCAACCCTCGTTCCTGGGTGGGCCCTGCCATCCGTGGCTGTTCATCGAGGAAGCGGCCACGCGCGAGGTGGAGAAAGACTTCGAGTCGGTCTACTCGCGGTTGGTGCTGTGCAAAACGTACCGACTGGACGAGGACGGAAAGGTGCTGACGCCGGAGGAGCTGCTGTACCGTTGTGTGCAATCGGTGAACCAGAGCCACGATGCGGCCCACGCACCGATGGACGTTAAGCTGCGATCCCTGATCTGTCTGGGGCTGAACGAACAGGTTTTGCACCTGTGGCTCGAAACACTGGCCGGCTGCACCGAGGTCGTCCAAAAATGGTATCAACCGTGGAGCTTCGTCTATTCGCCCGGCTGGGTGCAAATCAAGTGCGAACTCCGGCTCCTGTCTCAGTTTGCCTTCAATCTCAACCCAAACTGGGAGCTGCCGGCCAAACGGGAAGCGGGCACGGGAAGCCAGCCGCTAAAGGATGGCGTGCGCGATATGCTCGTCAAGCACCACCTGTTCTCGTGGGATCTTTAA